A genomic window from Triticum urartu cultivar G1812 chromosome 7, Tu2.1, whole genome shotgun sequence includes:
- the LOC125523261 gene encoding zinc finger MYM-type protein 1-like — protein sequence MSGIMRRFNPDWFKDYSRWLEYSIDEEAAFCLCCYLFQNETLGHGGGDAFSTKGWKCWNKCSRLDVHVGGPSSAHNQNLKRCDDLMNQKQSIASVMLKQTKKSKRDYRVRLIASIDIARLLLVSGLPFRGHDESESSKRKGNFFTFYEWYAARCPEVSAVTLGNAPKNFKLVCSDIQKEIVRACAEETLKAIIEDIGDEYFPILVDESRDVSHKEQMALVIRYVERRGFVMERLIGLTHVSQTTSLALKQAIYLLLAKHGLSPSQIRGQGYDGASNMQGHLHGLKTLVMEDSRSAHSIHCFAHQLQLTLVAIAKNHEDVVWLFEWMTYILSTIGGSFKNRDMLREKQAKKIEEALQMGELETGRGLNQELGLRRAGDTR from the coding sequence ATGAGTGGAATTATGCGCCGTTTTAATCCGGACTGGTTTAAGGATTATAGTCGCTGGCTGGAGTACAGTATAGATGAAGAGGCGGCCTTTTGTCTTTGTTGCTATTTGTTCCAAAATGAAACTCTAGGGCATGGTGGCGGCGATGCATTTTCCACCAAGGGATGGAAATGTTGGAATAAATGTAGCAGACTGGATGTTCATGTTGGTGGTCCTTCTAGTGCTCACAATCAAAATTTGAAGAGATGTGATGATCTAATGAACCAAAAGCAATCCATAGCATCTGTCATGCTTAAGCAAACAAAGAAATCTAAGAGGGACTATCGAGTTAGATTAATTGCATCAATTGATATTGCAAGATTGCTTCTTGTTTCGGGATTGCCGTTTCGAGGACACGATGAATCTGAATCGTCTAAGAGGAAGGGTAATTTCTTTACCTTTTACGAATGGTATGCTGCACGTTGTCCGGAAGTGAGTGCTGTTACTCTAGGGAATGCTCCGAAGAATTTCAAATTGGTTTGTTCTGATATTCAGAAAGAAATTGTGCGTGCTTGTGCTGAAGAAACACTTAAAGCTATCATAGAAGATATTGGAGATGAGTACTTTCCAATATTGGTTGATGAATCTCGGGATGTATCTCACAAGGAACAAATGGCTCTAGTTATAAGGTATGTTGAGAGGAGGGGGTTTGTAATGGAGCGGCTTATTGGACTTACTCATGTTAGTCAAACAACTTCTCTTGCACTGAAACAAGCTATTTATTTGTTGCTCGCAAAGCATGGACTTAGTCCTTCGCAAATCCGTGGACAAGGGTATGATGGAGCTAGCAATATGCAAGGTCATTTGCATGGTTTGAAAACCCTAGTGATGGAGGATTCTAGGTCTGCTCATAGCATCCACTGTTTTGCACATCAACTACAATTGACACTAGTTGCGATTGCAAAAAACCATGAAGATGTTGTATGGCTGTTTGAGTGGATGACTTATATCCTATCCACGATAGGAGGTTCTTTCAAGAATAGGGATATGCTTCGTGAGAAACAAgcaaaaaaaattgaggaggcaTTGCAAATGGGTGAACTTGAAACCGGGAGAGGATTGAATCAAGAACTTGGGCTTAGAAGAGCCGGTGATACTCGATGA